The Euzebya rosea genomic sequence GCACGAGTGGGAGAACGTGGTCGCTGCATGCATGCGGTGCAACTCCCGCAAGGGCGACCGGACCCCTTCCGAGGCGGGGATGGCGCTCGTCCGCCAGCCGTTCGCCCCCCGGGCGGCTTTCTGGATGGTGGTCGCGGTGGGCCGGGTCCGGCCCGAGTGGGAGGTCTACCTCGGCGACGTGCACCGCCCGGAGCGCGCGGCGAGCTGACCCCGGGATCCTCGGGGCCGGGCAGGAATCCGGGGTGCTGGGGTCGAACGTGTCCGACAACCCCCATCGTCGGATACCCGGGAGCCATCCCCTTGCATCGTTCCAGTCGCCGCCAGTTCCTCCGCACCGCAGGCCTCACCGCCGGGGCCCTCGGCGTGGGCCTCGCCGGGCCAGCCAGCGCCCTCGGCGCCCTCGACAGCACCGGCACCGACCGTGCCGCCATGCTGGCCGGTGAGCCCCTCCGCATGGCCCGGGTCTGGTTGGCCCCTGACACCGCGCACCTCGTCGACGGCCTCGACGACACCCACCGCTCGTTCGGTGACGGGTCCTACGAGTTCCTGCTGTGGCCCGGAGACCTGGGCCGTCTGCTCCAGACCGGCCTGCGGTTCGAGATCACCGTCGAGGATGTCGTCGCCCGGGACCGTGCCCGGTCCGACTCCAGCGCGGCGCGGACCGTCGACCTGCAGCCCGGTGAGACGGCGACGGGGGAGTACCGCCGCCTGGCCGACTACAACGCCGACATGCAGGCGCTGGCCGACGACAACCCCGGGCTGGTCAAGCTCATCGAGCTGCCCTACAAGTCCATCGAGGAACGGACGGTCTACGGCCTGGAGATCTGCACCGACGTCGACCGCAACGACGGCCGTCCCGTCTTCTACAACGACGGCGTGCACCACGCCCGCGAGTGGCCGGCCGGTGAGGTGCCGATCATGTGGGCCCACGACCTCGTCGAGAGCTACCGCGCTGACGAGGCCGGTGAGGCAGACGCTGCCCAGAAGCGGATCGCCAACCTGGTCCGCAAGGTGCGCAACGTCATCGTCCCGATCGTCAACGTCGACGGCTTCCACTTCTCCCGCGAGTTCCCCGTCGAGGCCGGGACCCACCAGGTCGGCGTCAGCATCCCGATCCTCGGCGGCAACTCCGCGACGGCGGCAGGCAACGGGTTCGGGCAGTACTGGCGCAAGAACCGCCGCCAGCTGACCGACGGTGGGATCGCCCGGGAGCAGAACGCCCCCGACGGCCTGACCGCCTACGGCGTCGACCCCAACCGCAACTACTCCTACCAGTGGGGCGGCAGCGGCTCGTCGAACTCCGAGACCAGCGGCACCTACCGCGGCGAAGCACCGTTCAGCGAGCCGGAGAGCCGCAACGTCCAGTGGGTGCACCAGACCTACCAGTGCCTGACCGAGATCACCCATCACACCTCCGGCGACCTCGTCCTGTGGGCGTGGGGCGACACCTCCGCAGACGCGCCCGACGACGTGCTCCTGGCCCGCCTCGGCATCGCCTCGACGTTCTACAACGGCTACCAGCCGACGAAGTCGATCGACCTGTACGTGACCACGGGGACCTGCTCGGACTACACCTACGGCA encodes the following:
- a CDS encoding M14 family zinc carboxypeptidase, encoding MHRSSRRQFLRTAGLTAGALGVGLAGPASALGALDSTGTDRAAMLAGEPLRMARVWLAPDTAHLVDGLDDTHRSFGDGSYEFLLWPGDLGRLLQTGLRFEITVEDVVARDRARSDSSAARTVDLQPGETATGEYRRLADYNADMQALADDNPGLVKLIELPYKSIEERTVYGLEICTDVDRNDGRPVFYNDGVHHAREWPAGEVPIMWAHDLVESYRADEAGEADAAQKRIANLVRKVRNVIVPIVNVDGFHFSREFPVEAGTHQVGVSIPILGGNSATAAGNGFGQYWRKNRRQLTDGGIAREQNAPDGLTAYGVDPNRNYSYQWGGSGSSNSETSGTYRGEAPFSEPESRNVQWVHQTYQCLTEITHHTSGDLVLWAWGDTSADAPDDVLLARLGIASTFYNGYQPTKSIDLYVTTGTCSDYTYGTWGSISYTFEHAGDSFHPGYGTTVPAMYAKNREALTLLAEVVCLEPADRGLLRDEVAANDGLRDALQGEFSRVIEGRLYEYSTDADRVVDLDARYHCVLTGRLVDGDGNPVSGTVQVEKDFKNFLWFLGGGQNPLETSHWPEQGLWSIDVGEDGTFRWYVNPSSRPAYADDPTFNDEELYTVTFRTGNAPAAGQARTVAARELTLRRGQVHDFGDVVVA